From a region of the Hemibagrus wyckioides isolate EC202008001 linkage group LG14, SWU_Hwy_1.0, whole genome shotgun sequence genome:
- the slc41a2a gene encoding solute carrier family 41 member 2: MDGGPNQLEGKLSSALEVKDDESQNIPSLWFRGIDKCWGLPHINTKTADKTKSELDPLLSNDGLWISVHDEDKKSTGAQAMPSESVCNMVLQILAPFLLAGFGTVMAGMLLDIVQHWDVFQNVTEIFILVPALLGMKGNLEMTLASRLSTVVNVGKINSSREKWKLIIGNLALKQVQATVLGFLAALAASVLGWILDEKLTINYTALLCCTSVVTAFTASLLQGIIMVGVIIGSKRAGINPDNVAAPIAASFGDLITLGLLAIISQRLFSCIELYPYIIYVVCVILLCLTPVWVALSFCHSESHKLLYNGWEPIITAMIISSLGGLILDKTITDSNLGGAVVYTPVINGVGGNLAAIQSSRIATYLHFHCSLGSLPEDAKRCYCPFRTFYGKGDNNRTARVLLFLAIPGHVVFLLIIYLMQGASTSPTPTFITLYLTAALTQVFLLLCIADWMVHCLWRYGRDPDSFSIPYLTALGDLLGTGLLALCVFAVGD, translated from the exons ATGGATGGTGGTCCTAATCAGCTTGAAGGAAAACTGAGTTCAGCTTTAGAGGTTAAAGATGATGAGAGTCAGAATATTCCTTCTCTATGGTTCAGAGGAATTGACAAATGCTGGGGTTTACCTCACATTAACACTAAAACTgcagacaaaacaaaatctgAGTTGGACCCCTTGCTGTCTAATGATGGTTTGTGGATCTCAGTCCATGATGAGGACAAAAAGTCCACTGGTGCTCAGGCCATGCCGAGTGAATCGGTCTGTAACATGGTGCTTCAGATCCTGGCTCCGTTCCTCCTAGCAGGCTTCGGTACAGTGATGGCTGGCATGCTGCTGGACATCGTGCAG CACTGGGACGTGTTTCAGAACGTAACAGAGATCTTCATCCTGGTGCCAGCGTTACTTGGCATGAAAGGCAACTTGGAGATGACGCTGGCATCAAGACTCTCTACAGTG GTGAATGTTGGGAAAATTAATTCCTCAAGAGAGAAGTGGAAACTGATCATTGGAAATCTTGCCCTAAAGCAG GTTCAGGCTACAGTGCTGGGCTTCCTTGCTGCTTTGGCAGCCTCTGTACTGGGATGGATTCTGGATGAGAAACTGACCATAAACTATACAGCTCTGTTATGCTGCACTAGTGTAGTGACAGCATTCACGGCATCTTTATTGCA AGGTATCATTATGGTGGGTGTGATCATCGGCTCAAAGAGGGCCGGGATTAATCCAGACAACGTAGCGGCACCAATTGCGGCTAGTTTTGGTGACCTCATCACTTTGGGGTTGCTGGCCATCATCAGTCAAAGGCTTTTCTCTTGCATTG agcTCTACCCCTATATCAtctatgtagtgtgtgtcatcCTTTTATGCCTGACACCGGTCTGGGTAGCACTTTCATTCTGTCACTCTGAGAGCCACAAACTGTTGTATAATGGTTGGGAACCGATCATCACCGCCATGATTATTAGCAG CTTAGGCGGACTCATTCTGGACAAAACCATTACTGACTCAAACTTAGGAGGAGCTGTGGTTTATACCCCTGTGATAAATG GTGTTGGAGGTAACCTGGCTGCCATCCAGTCCAGCCGTATAGCCACATATCTTCATTTTCACTGCTCCCTGGGAAGCTTGCCTGAGGATGCAAAGCGCTGTTACTGTCCATTCCGCACCTTTTACGGCAAAg GAGATAACAACAGAACAGCTCGAGTGCTGCTTTTTCTAGCCATTCCAGGCCATGTGGTCTTTCTCTTGATTATTTATCTAATGCAAGGTGCCAGCACAAGCCCAACACCAACCTTCATCACCCTCTACTTAACTGCAGCTCTAACACAG GTATTTCTGCTCTTGTGCATAGCTGACTGGATGGTACATTGCTTGTGGAGGTATGGCCGAGACCCAGATAGCTTTTCTATCCCCTATTTGACCGCCTTGGGTGATCTACTGGGGACTGGCCTTTTAGCTCTTTGTGTTTTTGCTGTGGGTGATTAA